GACCTTGTTCACGACGCCCGTCGTCTATCTCTATCTCGACCGCTTCTCCAACACGCTGTCACGCTGGATGGAGAAGAAGCCGGAGGCGGAGGTCGAGTTGGAAGAGCAAAAGGACGCGGCGGAGTGAGCTGTACTCGCCTCAGCCCAGCCCCTGCAGCACCAGCCGGTTCAGCCTCGCCGCAAACGCGGCCGGATCCTCCGGCAGCTCGCCATCCAGGATCTGCGCCTGCTCGAGCAGGAGCAGGCTGAGGTCGTCGACCGTCGTCGAGCCGGCCTGGGCCCTGGTGATCGCCGTCACCATCGGGTGGCGGAGATTGATCTCCAGGATCGGCCTGGTGCGCATGCCGCGGTTCTGCTGCGCCAGAATGCGCTCGAGTTCGCGGCTCGGGCCCTGGCTGTCAGCGACGAGGCAGGAGGCGGAGCTGGTGAGGCGGGTCGAGGCCTTGACGTCGCTGACGCGTTCGCCGAGCGCCGCCTTGATCACCGCGATGGTGGCGGCCTCGTCTGCGGCGGGCTCGTCCTTCTTCGCCTCCTCCTTGTCGTCGACGCGCGGGATCAGGTCGAGATTGAGATCGCCCTGGCTCAGCGACTTCAGCGGCTTGCCCTCGAACTCCGATGGCATCGATGTCCAGAAGGCATCGACCGGATCGGACAGCAGCAGCACCTCGATGCCGCGCGCCGCTGCGGCTTCCAGCCGCGGACTTGACTTGAGCCGCTCGATGCTGTCGCCGACGAGATAGTAGATCTCGGTCTGGTTGGGCTTGAAGTCGGCGACGACGTCCTTGAGCGCGCGCTTCTCGCCTGATGTGGTGGTGAAGCGCGACAGCGCGAGCAGCTTTTCGCGGCGCTCGAAATCCTCGTAGATGCCCTCCTTCAGCACAGCGCCGAAAGCGTCCCAGATCTTTGCGAAGTTTTCAGCGTCCTTTTCGGCGAGGCTTTCGAGCTCGTTGACGACGCGGGTCGCCACCGCTTTCCGGATCTGCGCCAGCTGCGGATTGTTCTGCAGCATCTCGCGCGAGATGTTGAGCGGGAGATCCTCGCTGTCGACGACGCCGCGGATGAAGCGGAGATAGCCCGGCAAGAGGTCGGCATCGTCAGTGATGAAGACGCGGCGGACATAGAGCTTGACGCGGCCCTTGCGGTTCGGCTCGAACAGGTCGAATGGCTTGGTAGAGGGCGCAAACAGCAGCACGGCGTAGGAGTAACGGCCCTCCGCGCGGTAATGCAGCGTCATGGCGGGGTCGTCGAAGGCGGAGGCGATCTGCTGATACGCCTTCTTGTAGTCCTCGGGCGTCAGCTCCGATTTCGAGCGCTGCCACAGCGCGCTCGCCGAATTGATCTGGCGCGGCTCGCCCTCTTCGGGCACCAGCTCGATGGGGAAGAGAATATTGTCGGAATAGGCGCTGACGATGCGCTCGATCTCGTATGTCTCGAGATATTTCCTGGCGTCGTCCTTCAGGTGCAGGACGATCTCGGTGCCGCGGGTTACGCGCCCCGCCTCCTCGTCGCTCGCCCGCGCGATCTCGAAGCCGGAGCCTCCCGACGACGTCCAGGTCCAGACGTCGCTTTCGCCGGCGCGGCGGCTGATCACGACGATCTTCTCGGCAACCATGAAGGCGGAATAGAAGCCGACGCCGAACTGGCCGATCAGGCCGAGACCGTCCTTGGCTTCCTTCAGCTTCGACACGAAGGCCTTGGTGCCGGAGCGGGCAATGGTGCCGAGATGGTCGATCAGCTCCTGCCGCTCCATGCCGATGCCGTTGTCGACGATGGCAAGCGTCCCCGCGGTTTTGTTCGGGATGATGCGGATCTTGAGCGCGTCGCCCTCGCCCAGCAGCGCCGGATTGGCGATCGCCTCGTAGCGCAGCTTGTCGCAGGCATCCGAGGCGTTGGAGACCAGCTCGCGCAGGAAGATGTCGGTCTCTGAATAGACGGAATGCACCATCAGGTGCAGCAGCTCGGAAACCTCGGCTTGGAAAGGCTGCGTATGCGTGGCCGTATCGGACGTCGTCATGCGTTTACCCGGTCAATCAGAAATGGAGAAAGCCGGGATATAGCGCGCTGGGATAGGGGATCAAGTGGATGCGCAAAGCCGCCCTCCGGACAGGAGGACGTTTTTGCGCGGGGGCGGGGTCGATCAGGTCACGCAGCGGCCGGGCTGCAGCAGCTTGGCGACCTCGGTCAGGGAGCTGACCATCGGCTCGCAGGCGATGGTCGGCTTGCGGCCCGGCTTCAGCAGCGTCGGAGCCGGCTTGGCGTTGCCGGTCTCGATCACGGCGGGGACGCGCAACAACACCGACGTATCGGGCAGGTCGTTCAGCCGCATCGAGACGGTACGGGTCGGAACCGCCGCCGGCTTCAGGTCGGCGAGCCGGTCGGACTTGCTGGCACGGTTGACGCCATGACTGGCGCGATCAAGGCCCGACGCTTTGCCGGCCTGGCCAGCGATCGCTTCCCAGCGGACGGCCAGATCGTCACCGGAGGTCAGTTGCACGGCGCCAACTTGGACGGCGCCCAGCGTCGCGACGAGCGCGACGGCACCAAACAATACCTTTTGAATCTGTGACATGGCTATCGGTCCCTCGCCCCATGGCGATCGCGGGAACAACGCGACGGGAGGACCGGAGTTTCCCAGAGGTTAAGATCACTTAACCGTGTGCCAAATTCACGCCAGACCGCACAAAAAACCGCTCAAAAAATTTTGCCACCATCTGGAACGACTCTCGCGCCCGCGAGTCGTCTCAACAGCCGGCTATTCCCCCCTGCCCCATAAGCCGGCGACGTAGGGCGCGACTGTGGTGATGCCAGTCGCGCCTTACTTTTGTCTGGGGGTCACTTTGCCCGCTCACTATTCGGCCTTCCCCGCCAGCCAATCCCGCCCCTCGCCATAGAGCTTCTCGACCTCAGGGCCGATCAGGCCCGGCATGTCGCGCTTGACCTTGTAGCCGATCAATTCCTGCATGTAGGCGAGGTGGCGGTAGCCCTCTGGCAGTGCGGCGAGTGCCTGCTGGTCGAGGCGAAGCTCTGCGGCCGGATCGACCGGATCGATCCGGTCCTTCTCGTAGATCGGCTGGCGGCGGACGATGCCCCACCGGCCCTTTCGCTTCTCCAGGAAATCGTAGAAACGCCCGGTGCAGACGACATCGCAGAGCACGTCGTGCACCGTGGCCCGTTGCGAGATCGTCATCTTGGTTTGCGCAATGGCCCGCTCGCCCGAAAGGTCGATGCTGCAGCCTCCGAGGAAGTGCAGGATGCGGACACCCCTGGCAAAGCCCTCCTGGCTGACCCGCATGAAATCCCGCGCGGGTCCCTGAAACCAGGTCGCCGACATCCAGCCTTCCTCGTGCCAGACGGTGGCAAAACGCTCCCAATCGCCGGCATCGCGCCACACCGCCCAATTCTCGACGAGGTCGCGGATGGCGAGGCGGTCGAGGCGTTGCTGGTCCATGGGTACGTCTCCGATTGGCGGAATGCACGAGGTATGAGCGGCGAATTCGACAGCCGTCAAGCAGGCACGAAAAATCCGGCGTGCCTCGCAGCACGCCGGATCGGGTCTTCATCGCCAGATGGCTGGCTTGCCTACGCCGCCGGTGCCTCGTTAGGCCGCGGGCGCTTTGGGCGCGCGGTTGCGCGAGTTGCGCTGGAAGAACAGCGCCTGGCTCGCCACCGCCGACACCATCGCGGGCTGGAACGGTTTTGAGATCAGGAACGCCGGCTCGGGACGTTCGCCGGTGAGGAAACGCTCGGGATAGGCGGTGATAAACACCACCGGCACTTCGAAGGTGCGCAGCAATTCGTTGACGGCGTCCAGGCCCGACGAGCCGTCGGCGAGCTGGATATCGGCGAGGATGAGGCCGGGCCGCTTGTTCTTGGCCAGCGCCACGGCATCGGCATGGGTACGCGCGACGCCGACGACATTGTGGCCGAGATTCTTGACCAGGCTCTCGAGGTCCATGGCGATGAAGGTCTCGTCCTCGATGATCAGCACGTCGGTGGCGATCTCCGCCGCCATCTCGCGACCGGCGGCATCGGCCAGCCGGCGCGTCTCGGCAACGTCGGTGCCGAGGACGAAGGCGACTTCCTCCTCCGAAAACCCTTCGAGCGAGAGCAGCAGGAAGGCCTGACGCGGCAGCGGCGTGATGTTGGACAGCCGGCGTTCCGGCGGCATCGGCAGCGTCGCCACCTCGGCATCGTCGTTGACAGAAACCGAATTCCAGATCTGGGTGAACAGCCGGAACAAGCCGGCGCGCGGCCCATGGCTCTCGTCGAGCACGCTGGGATCTCCAAGCATGGCTTCCAACATGGCTGCGACATAGGCATCGCCGGAGGCCTGGCTGCCCGTCAGGGCGCGCGCATACCGGCGCAACAACGGCAAGTGTTCAGCAACGAGCTGTGAACGGGACATCCCCACTCCATTCATCATCGGGCCAACCTTGAAGAAACCAGGCAATACGAGGGGAGGCCCGGGTTCCCCTGCTGGGACTGATTACGCCTCAGCATAAGAAAAGTTCCCCTGGGCTGGGAACTTTTTGTCGAACGTGGAATTGAACTCGTCCAGGGAACGGCTCCCGGTTGAGAAAACTTCTCTATTTTGCAGTCACTTAACTCGGGGAAACGTGGAACAGGTCATGAAAGATCTCAAGTCTCAAGCCAGCAAAAGCACGACCCCCGGCAAGGGAGGCCTCACTCCGGAGATCCAATCCCGGATCGGGCATCAACTGCGCGCGATGTATGACGATGTCGTGCGGCAGGGGGTTCCGGACCGGTTCGCGGAGCTCATCAAGAAACTCGATGCGCCGGGAAGTGGATCCCAAAACGAGAATGGGGCTGGGGGCTCCAACGACAACAATGGGAGGGACTAATGCCTCTCACAAACTCCCTGCGTGACGACATTCTGGCGGCCGTGCCAAGCCTGCGCGCGTTCGCCATATCGCTCAGCGGCAATGCCGACCGCGCCGACGATCTGGTGCAGGAGACGCTGCTCCGCGCGCTCGCCAACATCGACTCGTTCCAGCCCGGCTCCAATCTGCCGGCGTGGCTGTTCACGATCCTGCGCAACCTGTTCCGCTCCGACTATCGCAAGCGGCGGCGTGAGGTCGAGGATGCCGAGGGCAACTATGCCAAGACGCTGAAGACGCAGCCTTCGCAGAACGCCCATCTCGAGTTCGAGGAGTTTCGCACCGCGCTCGAGAAGCTTCCGCAAGACCAGCGCGAGGCGCTGATCCTTGTCGGTGCCTCCGGCTTCTCTTATGAGGACGCGGCCTCGATCTGCGGCTGTGCCGTCGGCACTATCAAGAGCCGCGTCAACCGCGCGCGTTCGAAGCTCGCCGCGCTGCTCTATGTCGACGGCGCCGAGGATTTCGGACCCGACGAGACCGTGCGGGCGGTGATCGGCGGCAGCGGCGGATAGCAGAGGCCGTCCATCGGATCCAGACGACAGCTATGAAGGCGGCCGTCCACGCGGCCGTCTTCACGCGTGCCCGATCACTCCTCGACGAAGGTGACGGTGTCGGCGACCGATGCGCGCGAGGTGCGGTAACTGTTGACCTTGTGCGCATGGTCGGCATAGCCGAACGAAATGCCGCAGACGACGCGGCGGTCGTCAGCCAGGTTGAAGTGGCGACGGATCAGGCCGGAATGGCGCGCCAGTGCGGCCTGCGGAATCGTGCCGAGCCCGAGCGCTTGCGCAGCAAGCATGAAGTTCGAGACATAGGCCCCGCAGTCGATCGCACCGTAGATGCCGAGCGGCTCGTTGGTGTGGATGATCGCCACATGCGGCGCGCCGAAGAAATTGTAGTTCTCCAGCGCCTGCCTGGCGTAGCCCATCTTGTCGCCGCGCGGGATGCCGAGCGTATTGTAGAGCTGAAAGCCGCTCTCGCGGCGGCGCTCGAGATAGACGCCGACATATTCGCGCGGCGGCGTGAAATCGTAATCGTCGCCAAGGCCGCCCGAGGCCTCCTTGTAGATCAGCTGGCGGAAGCGCTCCTTCGCCTCGCCGCTGGC
This genomic interval from Bradyrhizobium guangzhouense contains the following:
- a CDS encoding nuclear transport factor 2 family protein — translated: MDQQRLDRLAIRDLVENWAVWRDAGDWERFATVWHEEGWMSATWFQGPARDFMRVSQEGFARGVRILHFLGGCSIDLSGERAIAQTKMTISQRATVHDVLCDVVCTGRFYDFLEKRKGRWGIVRRQPIYEKDRIDPVDPAAELRLDQQALAALPEGYRHLAYMQELIGYKVKRDMPGLIGPEVEKLYGEGRDWLAGKAE
- a CDS encoding response regulator; translated protein: MSRSQLVAEHLPLLRRYARALTGSQASGDAYVAAMLEAMLGDPSVLDESHGPRAGLFRLFTQIWNSVSVNDDAEVATLPMPPERRLSNITPLPRQAFLLLSLEGFSEEEVAFVLGTDVAETRRLADAAGREMAAEIATDVLIIEDETFIAMDLESLVKNLGHNVVGVARTHADAVALAKNKRPGLILADIQLADGSSGLDAVNELLRTFEVPVVFITAYPERFLTGERPEPAFLISKPFQPAMVSAVASQALFFQRNSRNRAPKAPAA
- a CDS encoding sigma-70 family RNA polymerase sigma factor, whose translation is MPLTNSLRDDILAAVPSLRAFAISLSGNADRADDLVQETLLRALANIDSFQPGSNLPAWLFTILRNLFRSDYRKRRREVEDAEGNYAKTLKTQPSQNAHLEFEEFRTALEKLPQDQREALILVGASGFSYEDAASICGCAVGTIKSRVNRARSKLAALLYVDGAEDFGPDETVRAVIGGSGG
- a CDS encoding nitroreductase, whose amino-acid sequence is MDAKVNQADRIGVLEELLNERYSVRAFLPKDVDRATIEHVLTTAQRTASWCNSQPWQVIIASGEAKERFRQLIYKEASGGLGDDYDFTPPREYVGVYLERRRESGFQLYNTLGIPRGDKMGYARQALENYNFFGAPHVAIIHTNEPLGIYGAIDCGAYVSNFMLAAQALGLGTIPQAALARHSGLIRRHFNLADDRRVVCGISFGYADHAHKVNSYRTSRASVADTVTFVEE
- the htpG gene encoding molecular chaperone HtpG → MTTSDTATHTQPFQAEVSELLHLMVHSVYSETDIFLRELVSNASDACDKLRYEAIANPALLGEGDALKIRIIPNKTAGTLAIVDNGIGMERQELIDHLGTIARSGTKAFVSKLKEAKDGLGLIGQFGVGFYSAFMVAEKIVVISRRAGESDVWTWTSSGGSGFEIARASDEEAGRVTRGTEIVLHLKDDARKYLETYEIERIVSAYSDNILFPIELVPEEGEPRQINSASALWQRSKSELTPEDYKKAYQQIASAFDDPAMTLHYRAEGRYSYAVLLFAPSTKPFDLFEPNRKGRVKLYVRRVFITDDADLLPGYLRFIRGVVDSEDLPLNISREMLQNNPQLAQIRKAVATRVVNELESLAEKDAENFAKIWDAFGAVLKEGIYEDFERREKLLALSRFTTTSGEKRALKDVVADFKPNQTEIYYLVGDSIERLKSSPRLEAAAARGIEVLLLSDPVDAFWTSMPSEFEGKPLKSLSQGDLNLDLIPRVDDKEEAKKDEPAADEAATIAVIKAALGERVSDVKASTRLTSSASCLVADSQGPSRELERILAQQNRGMRTRPILEINLRHPMVTAITRAQAGSTTVDDLSLLLLEQAQILDGELPEDPAAFAARLNRLVLQGLG
- a CDS encoding NepR family anti-sigma factor, giving the protein MKDLKSQASKSTTPGKGGLTPEIQSRIGHQLRAMYDDVVRQGVPDRFAELIKKLDAPGSGSQNENGAGGSNDNNGRD